The Bacillota bacterium region ATCACCGAGGAACTGCGAGAGCTGGTGGAACTTGAGTCGCCCAGCACCGATAAGGGGGCCGTGGACCGCTTCGCCGCCAGGCTGGCGGAGAAGCTGGCAGGCCTGGGCCTCCAGCCCCAGGTCGTCCGGGGGCAGGAGCGGGGAGACCAGGTGCGGGCCGTGCTGGGCGAGGGGGAGCGCCAGATATTGGTGCTGTGCCACATGGATACCGTGTGGCCCGTGGGCGAGGTCGCCCGGCGCCCGGTCAGGATCGACGACGGCAGATTGTTTGGGCCGGGGGCCTACGACATGAAGGGAGGCATTGTGCAGACCCTCTGGGCCCTTCGGGCCTTGCGGGAACTGGGGCGGTGGCCGGGCACGGAGGGCGGCCGCGACCTGTGGTCCCATAAGAGGGTGGTGTTCCTCTATACCTCGGACGAAGAGATCGGTAGCCGCTCGTCCCGTCCTCTCATAGAGGACGAGGCGAGGCGGAGCCGGGCGGTGCTCGTTCTCGAGCCGGCCGGCCGGAACGGCGGTGTCAAGGTGTGGCGCAAAGGGGTGGCCGGATTCCGAGTCCGGGTGGAGGGCCGGGCAGCTCATGCGGGGGCGGACCCGGAGCGGGGCATAAGCGCGGTGCACGAACTCTGCCGGCAGGTGCTGGACATTTGTGCCCTGGCCAACCCGGTGGCGGGCACCACGGTCAACGTGGGGGTGATCCGGGGCGGCAGCCGTCCCAACGTGGTGGCCGCCGAGGCCGAGGCCGAGGTGGACTTCCGGGCTGCCACCGCCGCGGAGATGGATCGCATCGTGGCGGCCATGTTCGCCCTGCGCCCCCATGCCGAAGGAACAGTCCTGCACGTCACCGGTGAGATGAACCGTCCTCCCATGGAGCCCACCGCCGCGTCGGAGCAACTCTATCGCCTGGCCCGTGACCTCGCTGGCAGTCTCGGCTTTGACCTGCCCGCCGAGGGGACGGGTGGTGCCAGTGACGGCAACTTCACCGCTTACCTGGGGGTTCCCACTCTGGACGGGCTGGGAGCGGTGGGCGATGGGGGGCACTCCCTTGACGAATATGTGGTTCTGGATGACCTACCGCGGCGCACCGCTCTGCTAGTCCGGCTGCTCGAAACCGTATGAGAGGAAAGCGCGGTTCAGGCGGTCCCATCCGGCCGGCAGGAGATTGCGTCGGGGGCCCGAACTGAAATGGTAGTGTGCCGGCGGCTCCCAAAATGTGGGAGGTAGAGAGCCATGGATGATGAGCTGCGGGCGTTTTTGGAGGATCGCTTCGCGCGACTGGAACAGCGGATGGGCGCCCTTGAGGAGCTGATTGGGTCTCTCGATGGGCGGCTGGCGCGGGTGGAGCCGCAGGTAACTACGGTTGGCGAGCGGGTAGTCGGGGTGGAGTCGGCGGTCGCCGCGGTTGGAGAGCGGGTGACCAGGGTGGAGTCGGCGGTCGCCGCGGTTGGAGAGCGGGTGACCGGGGTGGAGTCGGCGGTCGCCGCGGTTGGCGAGCGGGTGACCGGGGTGGAATCGCAGGTGACGGCCCTTCGCTCGCAGACGAGCGACCTGGGTGTCCTGCTAGAATCGACCCAGTACCAGGTTCGCCTGGTAGCAGAAGGTCACTCGGTCTTGTACGGCGCGATCGACCGCCAGTACGAGGAAGTCAGGGCGGAACTGCGGGATGTGCGTGCCCTCCTCAGGGTGTGGAACGACCTGGTAACCAGGCGCCTGACAGACCTGGAGTACCGCGTGCGGGAGAAAGTGGGATAGGACCACTGTCCGGGCCGGAGTAGCCGCCGCGAGGGGAGCTTCCCGGTGCGGGACACGGGGCTTCCGAGCACCGCCGGGTGGGTTCGGCCCCGGTCGGCCGCTGTCCCCGGGGTGATGGCGGGATCGGACGGGGAAATCCAAGGGTGCAGTGGGGGTGCGTGGCGGGAGCACATGGAAAGGGCATCCGGGGAGCGGGGGCGCACTTGCAAGCGCATGATCACCATCAACGCTGCCCACATTATGGGAACGGCGGACCGGCTGGGGACCCTGAAGCCCGGGCGGACCTCAGCCTGTTTACCGGGCATCCCCTGGAGGCCCAGAGCCGCGTTGCGTTCTCATCGACGGCCGGCCGGTGTACGCCCTCCCCTGACGGGGGATCACCAGCGGGTGCCATCTTCACACTGCTCGCCAGCCACGTGCTGCCGGACACCGAGGGCGAGGCTGCGAAGGCCGCAGAAAAGGCCCTGCGCGTTAGCAACCCGCTCTTCCCCCGCGCAGGGCGGCAGGTGAGCCTTGGCGCTGTGAGCAAACTGCCCGGGGTCAGGCGCGGATTTCCTGGCGGATGACAAGGTCTGCTCAGGTCATTATCCTTACGGTGGGTACATATTCCAGATATGGAAAGGGGGGCTACGCTGCCACCGGCGGCCGCTCATAGAGAGTTGCGGGTGCCCTGATGGCGTGCGTATTGCGCTTGGTGCACCGAGAAAGGGGTGCATGGAGATGTTTTCGCGCCGCCTGGCGAAGATCACCTCCTGCGTACTGGTGGTAAGCCTGCTTTGGCTTTTTGCCCTCCCTCCCGCCGTGCTGGCCGGCAGCGGTGCTGGCGCTGCGAGCGGAGCCGGTTCCGGTGCCGATGGCACGCACGGTGTGGCAGGTGAGCACGCCCGCTCCGTCCTGTTCCTGCAGCAGGAACTGCTGGGCAGGCCGGCGTTGCGCCGGGGTCTCTCCACGGTCGCGGACAACCTGGTCGTCGATGCGTCCGAAGTGGGGTTTGCCCTGGCATCCAAGGGCGGAAGGTGGAAGGTCCACTTCACGGCCGATGCCCGTCCCGCCCGTGCCCACGGGGGCCGTTCCGCCGCGGCGTTACGCATTGACGACCGCGGACGCTCTTTGGGCCTGGCCCTCCGGGATGCCCGTGCGGTGCCCGGCAAGCACCGGGGCAGCAAGGTGTGGTACGACGAGGTGCTGCCCGGGGTGCGCCTGGAGTTCCAGGTGGCCACGGACGGGGTGAAGGAGAGCATCGTCCTCAAGCGTGCGCTCAAGGAGAAGGACGTCTCCTTCCGCTTTGCGCTGGAGACCGCGGGCCTGGAGCCCCGCCTGGAGGGGGGCCAGGTCCTCTTTTGTGACGAGCACGGCCTTCCCCGCTGGTACGTGCCGCGGCCCTTCATGGTGGACGCGGCCGGGGCGGTGTCCGCCGCGGTCTCCCTCCAACTCGGCCGGGAGGGCGGGGCGTCGTTCCTCGAGATCGTACCCGACGCGGCATGGCTTTCCGACCCCGCCCGCCGCTACCCCGTGGTGATCGACCCCAGCCTGGCGCTGTGGCCCGGGCAGCTTGGCTGGGAGCCCTACTGGCGCTATTTCACCCTGGATCTCGATGATGCGGGCAGCGTTTCGGTGAACCTGTTCAACGGCAACCTGGTGCTCAAGTACCAGGACCTTTACTTCACCGGGCAGGGTTCTCCCACCTTCCTTACCCGTACCTACAACTCGCAGGGGAACATGAACGGCCTTTTGGGTTACGGCTGGGTGCACAACTACTTCGGCTTCCTGCTGGAGAACGCTGACGGCATGGTCACCTACACCGACGACGACGGCACCGAGGCGGTGTTCACGCCCAATGGGGACGGCACCTATGCCCACCCGCCCGGGATACACCTCAGGCTCACCCGCACCACCGACCCTTCCGGCCAGGTCCTCTTCCTCCTCGAGGACGTCAAGACCCACGAGGTGGAGACCTACGACGCGAGCGGCAACCTCATCCGCCGGGCTGACCGCAACGGGAACGCCACCGTGTTCACGTACCAGGAGGGCGCCCTGGTCTCCATCACCGATGCCTCGGGCCAGGTGACCACCTTCTCGCTTTCGGCGGATGGTGGCATCCTAACCGCCACCGACCCGGCGGGCAAGTCGTTCACGTACTCCCGCGATGCTTACGGCAACCTGGTTTCGGTGACCAACCCGGCCGGTGAAGTCGTGCAGATGAGCTATGACGCCCCCCGGCACCTTGTGCTGTCCGTCACCGATGCCCGCGGCAGGACCACCTCGTTTGCTTACGATGCCGAGGGCCGGGTGGTGGCGGTGACCGACCAGGAGGGCAACGTCTGGCGTCTCTCGTACGACCCTGCCAACCGCGCGAGCCAGGTGACCACTCCTCGGGGGGAGGTGTACGCCTACCGGTTCGGTGAGCTGGCCAACTGCGTGGAGGTGACGGAGCCGGGCGGGCTTGTCACCACCTACGGCTGGGATGCCGACCTGAACCTGGCTCGGGTGACCGACCCCAAAGGGGGCACCACCACTTACACTTACGACGACATGGGCAACCGGCTTACGGAAACTGACCCCCACGGCAAGGTGACCAAGTTCGAGTACGATGCGGATTACAATCTGGTGCGCGCGGTGGACGCCGAGTCCTCCGCGGTCCAGGTCACGTACGATGCCAACCACAACCCCCTGACCGTGACCGACTCGGCCGGCTCCCAGGTGAGCATGACCTACGACCAGAAGGGCAACACCAAGTCCGTGACCGACGGCAACGGCAACACCACGTATTACTACTATGACGAGCGGGGGAACCTCGTCCGGGTTGAGGACCCCGAGGGTGGGGTGGCCACCTACGGGTACGACTCCTCCAACAACCTGGTTTCGGCCCAGCTTTCCCGGGACGGCACCGTTTACCTCAGGTTCGAGTACGCCTACGATGCGCTGGGCCGCCTCGTCCGGGTGACCGACGCGAAGGGCCAGTCCGTCCTGCAGAGCTATGACGCCAACGGCAACCTGGCCGAGGTCCGAGCTGCCGACGGGGCCACGGTGAGCTACGCGTACTCCGGCACCAATCAAGTTCTCGAGGAAAAGCATGGCGGCGTCACCCGCTACGGGTTCGCCTACGATGCAAACGGCAACCGCGTGTCCATGGCCGTGGCCGGCCTGCCCGGGCCTTACAGCTACGCTTACAACGAGCAGAATCGCCTCGCCTCCGTCACCGAGCCCTGGGGCAACCGGGCCGAGTACAGCTACGATGCCGCCGGCAACGTGACCGGGGTGGCCTTCACAGCCGGCGGCCTGAGCTTCACG contains the following coding sequences:
- a CDS encoding M20 family metallopeptidase — its product is MESRLLHFLIGQQDAITEELRELVELESPSTDKGAVDRFAARLAEKLAGLGLQPQVVRGQERGDQVRAVLGEGERQILVLCHMDTVWPVGEVARRPVRIDDGRLFGPGAYDMKGGIVQTLWALRALRELGRWPGTEGGRDLWSHKRVVFLYTSDEEIGSRSSRPLIEDEARRSRAVLVLEPAGRNGGVKVWRKGVAGFRVRVEGRAAHAGADPERGISAVHELCRQVLDICALANPVAGTTVNVGVIRGGSRPNVVAAEAEAEVDFRAATAAEMDRIVAAMFALRPHAEGTVLHVTGEMNRPPMEPTAASEQLYRLARDLAGSLGFDLPAEGTGGASDGNFTAYLGVPTLDGLGAVGDGGHSLDEYVVLDDLPRRTALLVRLLETV
- a CDS encoding RHS repeat-associated core domain-containing protein → MFSRRLAKITSCVLVVSLLWLFALPPAVLAGSGAGAASGAGSGADGTHGVAGEHARSVLFLQQELLGRPALRRGLSTVADNLVVDASEVGFALASKGGRWKVHFTADARPARAHGGRSAAALRIDDRGRSLGLALRDARAVPGKHRGSKVWYDEVLPGVRLEFQVATDGVKESIVLKRALKEKDVSFRFALETAGLEPRLEGGQVLFCDEHGLPRWYVPRPFMVDAAGAVSAAVSLQLGREGGASFLEIVPDAAWLSDPARRYPVVIDPSLALWPGQLGWEPYWRYFTLDLDDAGSVSVNLFNGNLVLKYQDLYFTGQGSPTFLTRTYNSQGNMNGLLGYGWVHNYFGFLLENADGMVTYTDDDGTEAVFTPNGDGTYAHPPGIHLRLTRTTDPSGQVLFLLEDVKTHEVETYDASGNLIRRADRNGNATVFTYQEGALVSITDASGQVTTFSLSADGGILTATDPAGKSFTYSRDAYGNLVSVTNPAGEVVQMSYDAPRHLVLSVTDARGRTTSFAYDAEGRVVAVTDQEGNVWRLSYDPANRASQVTTPRGEVYAYRFGELANCVEVTEPGGLVTTYGWDADLNLARVTDPKGGTTTYTYDDMGNRLTETDPHGKVTKFEYDADYNLVRAVDAESSAVQVTYDANHNPLTVTDSAGSQVSMTYDQKGNTKSVTDGNGNTTYYYYDERGNLVRVEDPEGGVATYGYDSSNNLVSAQLSRDGTVYLRFEYAYDALGRLVRVTDAKGQSVLQSYDANGNLAEVRAADGATVSYAYSGTNQVLEEKHGGVTRYGFAYDANGNRVSMAVAGLPGPYSYAYNEQNRLASVTEPWGNRAEYSYDAAGNVTGVAFTAGGLSFTVSYGYDAKGRLTTVSDGAGQIALSYGANDRLAQVAYPGGVTRVLSYDAANKVTRVEYRDAAGTVLYSEDYAYDGEGNKVRVTYHDGTAAVYTYDRLNRLTAETDPVTGRKTVYQYDPAGNCTAKLVYAADGTLQSSLVYGYNQAGELVSVDGVPCEYDARGNLVDDGSRIYVWDAKNRLIEVRDKVTGSLVAAFSYDGDGRRISQTTVQGTVYYHYDGRHVAYETDGAGNVTVAFTYDQAGIPLTMRYQGQTYYYRTNDRGDVLALADAQGNVVASYRYDAWGNILEAAGPLAQVNPYRYAGYRWDATTGLYFLQTRYYNPGTGHFLSGDAVLGTPFASQTLNARVYGANNPIRFVDPDGRWVQAAVGAAVGAAIGLGTYLWDSRGQKRSVGQALVSTVYGAVTGALISTVGGSAVAGAAINVGMALYRGERNPKRLVAEAAKGAAYGTVGLYVTKLVGPAVAKVITRLRK